One window of Populus nigra chromosome 5, ddPopNigr1.1, whole genome shotgun sequence genomic DNA carries:
- the LOC133693868 gene encoding UPF0496 protein At2g18630-like, with protein MTRGDQSCKTRGGDIPPPPVQSITHSQFAEDFSSYEDACKLDPCLQSFDATLMEKTNHVINSLSTGDIAAGSSGSFKVVTNCLLEMNQDVVKFILESKEDIWNNPELFALVEEYFGSSIKTMDFCTELESCVTSARTSQLNIMAAIAHFEKEVELQDGVIEKKYVKTLEELQNFMVAGDPFTPKFFMLFQSVYEQQVSMLKKLQSHKRKLDKKLKSVKIWRRVSNVLFVSVFVTVMIFAVAAAAIAAPPVVTALASALADPMRSVGTWCNLLWHRYENALKEQKVLVNAIQVGTFITIKDMESIRVLVNKLEMEIKSLLHHADFAIREVDVVKLVIDEIKKKMAVFTETFEDLAAQAHRCNHDIILGRTMISKRIIEFAGK; from the coding sequence ATGACGAGAGGTGATCAATCTTGCAAGACTAGAGGTGGTGATATCCCACCACCACCTGTTCAAAGCATAACCCATTCCCAATTCGCGGAAGATTTTAGCTCCTATGAGGATGCTTGTAAGCTAGATCCATGCTTGCAATCCTTTGATGCCACCCTCATGGAGAAGACTAACCATGTCATAAACTCACTTAGCACTGGTGATATTGCCGCGGGATCCTCAGGCTCATTCAAAGTGGTCACTAATTGCCTTCTTGAAATGAACCAAGATGTGGTTAAATTCATACTAGAAAGCAAAGAAGATATCTGGAATAATCCAGAATTGTTTGCTTTGGTTGAGGAATACTTCGGGAGTAGCATCAAAACTATGGATTTCTGCACTGAACTAGAAAGTTGTGTCACAAGTGCTCGAACTAGCCAGTTGAATATAATGGCTGCCATTGCGCATTTTGAGAAGGAGGTGGAATTGCAAGATGGGGTGATTGAGAAGAAGTACGTCAAGACATTAGAAGAATTACAGAATTTTATGGTTGCAGGGGATCCATTTACCCCCAAATTCTTTATGCTGTTTCAATCGGTTTATGAACAGCAGGTCTCCATGTTGAAGAAATTGCAATCTCATAAGAGGAAGCTTGATAAGAAACTGAAATCCGTGAAGATCTGGAGGAGAGTGTCGAATGTTTTATTTGTGTCCGTTTTTGTCACCGTGATGATTTTTGCAGTTGCAGCAGCTGCCATTGCTGCGCCACCCGTTGTAACTGCTTTGGCCAGTGCTCTGGCTGACCCAATGCGCTCGGTGGGAACGTGGTGTAACTTGCTTTGGCATCGGTATGAGAACGCGTTGAAGGAGCAGAAGGTGTTGGTGAACGCAATTCAGGTTGGAACTTTCATTACAATCAAGGACATGGAGAGTATACGGGTGCTTGTCAACAAATTGGAAATGGAAATCAAGTCCCTCTTGCACCATGCTGACTTTGCTATCAGAGAAGTAGATGTTGTGAAACTTGTGATAGATGAGATCAAGAAGAAGATGGCGGTGTTCACGGAAACTTTTGAGGATTTAGCTGCCCAAGCTCATAGGTGTAACCATGACATAATCCTAGGAAGGACTATGATTTCAAAGAGGATAATCGAATTTGCAGGCAAGTGA
- the LOC133694967 gene encoding geranylgeranyl pyrophosphate synthase, chloroplastic-like, which produces MTSVNLGPWVQITSIINKETRSRSRPMSNFLSPGLKTLQIPSTHQRQRKPMSSICAVLTEETLQEDQHKPTFDFKSYMLQKANSVNKALDTAVTLKEPAKIHESMRYSLLAGGKRVRPVLCLAACELVGGSESMAMPAACAVEMIHTMSLIHDDLPCMDNDDLRRGKSTNHIVFGEDVAVLAGDALLAFAFEHIAVSTLNVSPLRIVRAVGELAKVIGAEGLVAGQVVDICSEGLSEVGLEQLEFIHIHKTAKLLEGAVVLGAILGGGTDEEVEKLRRYARSIGLLFQVVDDILDVTKSSQELGKTAGKDLVADKVTYPKLMGIEKSREFAEKLLNEARELLAGFDQEKAAPLIALANYIAYRQN; this is translated from the coding sequence TCCATGGGTTCAGATAACTTCAATCATCAACAAAGAAACAAGATCCAGATCCAGACCCATGTCAAACTTCTTGTCCCCCGGCCTTAAAACCCTTCAAATCCCTTCAACACATCAAAGACAGAGAAAACCCATGTCTTCAATTTGCGCAGTTCTTACAGAAGAGACTCTTCAAGAAGATCAACACAAACCCACTTTTGATTTCAAGTCTTATATGTTACAGAAAGCCAATTCTGTTAACAAAGCATTAGATACTGCTGTTACTCTTAAAGAACCGGCTAAAATCCATGAGTCTATGCGTTACTCTCTTTTGGCTGGTGGCAAGAGGGTTCGGCCAGTGCTTTGTCTAGCTGCATGTGAGCTTGTTGGTGGGTCTGAATCCATGGCTATGCCTGCTGCTTGTGCTGTAGAAATGATCCATACTATGTCATTAATACATGATGATCTTCCTTGCATGGATAATGATGATCTTCGCCGCGGAAAATCCACCAATCATATTGTTTTTGGTGAGGATGTTGCGGTTTTGGCAGGGGATGCTTTACTGGCATTTGCATTTGAACATATTGCAGTGTCTACACTCAATGTTTCGCCTCTTAGAATTGTTCGTGCAGTTGGTGAATTGGCGAAAGTGATTGGTGCTGAAGGACTTGTTGCTGGACAAGTTGTGGATATTTGTTCTGAAGGGTTGTCCGAAGTGGGGTTAGAACAGCTTGAATTTATTCATATTCATAAGACTGCTAAGTTGTTGGAAGGTGCGGTTGTTTTAGGGGCTATATTAGGTGGAGGGACCGATGAGGAAGTTGAGAAATTGAGGCGATACGCGAGGAGTATTGGATTGTTGTTTCAAGTAGTGGATGATATTCTTGATGTTACCAAATCTTCACAAGAATTGGGGAAAACTGCAGGGAAAGATTTGGTTGCGGATAAAGTTACTTATCCTAAGTTAATGGGAATTGAGAAGTCTAGGGAGTTTGCTGAGAAGTTGCTTAACGAAGCTAGGGAGTTGCTTGCTGGATTTGATCAAGAGAAGGCGGCTCCGTTGATTGCTTTGGCTAATTACATTGCTTACAGGCAAAACTAG